One genomic window of Bacillus mycoides includes the following:
- a CDS encoding MerR family transcriptional regulator, with protein sequence MRKNKKEEIQVKTLFSIGEVAKIKDITIKALRYYHKMGILTPKHIDESTGYRYYSIDQFIHIDIIKSCRELNTSIVELQEIFKECNTDKLLQFLQVKRAEAEEHIKKMKEVIETIDDLNEKVGSSQEILKSDEVCIQFFEQRYVIVAPCKEVGSLQELLYYSNLEKIIQEYEDKMSMEMGILYNVNEKWDVEPKYVFNKVQDHVHMEEMPNIKVLPGGKYVTLAYSKENEEERRNTMIKYTKENNIEVESFIEVELVNDFFNTESYSCQIQIFIGDSENKKF encoded by the coding sequence ATGCGAAAAAATAAAAAGGAAGAGATTCAGGTGAAAACATTATTTTCTATTGGAGAAGTTGCAAAAATAAAGGATATAACGATAAAGGCATTAAGGTACTATCATAAGATGGGAATTCTTACTCCAAAACATATTGATGAATCAACAGGATATAGATATTATTCTATAGATCAATTCATTCACATTGATATTATAAAAAGTTGTAGAGAGTTGAATACGAGTATAGTAGAACTTCAAGAGATTTTTAAGGAATGCAATACGGACAAGTTGCTGCAATTTTTACAAGTAAAGAGGGCGGAAGCGGAAGAACATATAAAGAAAATGAAAGAGGTAATTGAAACGATTGATGACTTAAATGAAAAAGTAGGGAGTTCACAGGAAATATTAAAAAGTGATGAAGTGTGTATTCAGTTCTTTGAACAGCGTTATGTCATTGTAGCGCCTTGTAAAGAAGTGGGGAGTTTACAAGAGTTACTGTATTATTCTAATTTAGAGAAAATCATTCAAGAGTATGAAGATAAGATGTCAATGGAAATGGGTATTCTATACAATGTCAATGAAAAGTGGGATGTAGAGCCAAAGTATGTTTTTAATAAAGTACAAGATCATGTCCATATGGAAGAGATGCCAAATATAAAAGTATTACCGGGCGGGAAATATGTAACATTAGCGTATAGTAAAGAAAATGAAGAAGAACGTAGAAATACTATGATTAAATATACAAAAGAAAACAATATAGAAGTGGAGAGTTTTATTGAAGTAGAGTTAGTTAATGATTTTTTTAATACGGAGTCGTATAGTTGTCAAATTCAAATTTTTATAGGGGATAGTGAGAATAAGAAGTTTTGA
- a CDS encoding SulP family inorganic anion transporter — translation MFQKIAKECLAGFTVAIVALPLAIAFGIAATGTSEGALVGLYGAIFAGLFAALFGGTPGQVTGPTGPITVIATGVIATHGLEASFIAFMMAGLFQILFGVCKLGSYVRYIPYPVVSGFMNGIALIIILGEMKHVQNSFLLVLLTIIVMIVSGKWIKAIPSSLVALVGVTVTLPLFSSMLQGITVNLPVVGTLSLNKMIEKIGAIPEAMPSLHVPNLDANGMLALVLPALSIALLGSIDSLLTSVVMDNVTGTRHKSNKELIGQGIGNVASGLFGGLAGAGATVRSIVNIRSGGKTALSACMHSVILFIFIMGLGSVVQYIPLAVLSGILILTGIGMFDWESMRKAHVAPRGDVIVMFVTMFVTVKFDLMVAVAFGIILSFIIYMVKCKERKASIIKEKEATYTIQGPLSFLSVDRIFASLQNVKSPVILRMKDVRYMDVSGAMALLNFVEQSDKVGASVTLEHVHPHVEKTIVMMANDEQKEKLHFLKAEAI, via the coding sequence ATGTTTCAAAAAATAGCAAAGGAATGTTTAGCTGGGTTTACTGTTGCGATTGTTGCTTTGCCGTTAGCAATTGCATTTGGTATTGCCGCAACGGGAACGTCTGAGGGAGCATTGGTCGGATTGTATGGCGCGATTTTTGCAGGTTTGTTTGCGGCGTTATTTGGCGGTACACCGGGGCAAGTAACGGGTCCTACTGGGCCGATTACAGTTATTGCAACAGGCGTTATTGCAACTCACGGATTAGAAGCAAGTTTTATTGCATTTATGATGGCAGGGTTATTTCAAATCTTATTTGGTGTATGTAAGCTCGGCTCTTACGTTCGTTACATTCCATATCCTGTTGTTTCAGGATTTATGAACGGGATTGCACTGATCATTATTTTAGGTGAAATGAAGCACGTACAAAATAGTTTTCTACTTGTGTTATTAACGATCATTGTAATGATTGTTTCTGGAAAATGGATTAAGGCCATTCCATCAAGTTTAGTAGCATTAGTAGGTGTTACAGTAACGTTGCCGTTATTTTCTTCTATGCTACAAGGAATTACGGTAAACTTACCAGTTGTAGGAACTCTTTCTTTAAATAAGATGATTGAAAAGATTGGTGCAATTCCAGAGGCGATGCCATCGCTTCACGTACCGAATTTAGACGCAAATGGCATGTTAGCACTTGTATTACCAGCGCTTAGTATTGCTTTACTAGGATCAATTGACTCATTATTAACGTCTGTCGTAATGGATAATGTGACAGGGACACGTCATAAAAGTAATAAAGAGTTAATCGGACAAGGTATTGGTAATGTTGCGAGTGGTTTGTTCGGAGGATTAGCAGGAGCAGGTGCAACTGTTAGATCCATCGTCAATATAAGAAGCGGGGGGAAGACGGCACTTTCAGCTTGTATGCATAGCGTCATCTTATTCATTTTCATTATGGGACTCGGTTCAGTGGTACAATATATTCCGCTTGCTGTATTATCAGGCATTTTAATTTTAACTGGCATCGGGATGTTTGATTGGGAAAGCATGAGAAAAGCACATGTAGCACCGAGAGGCGATGTGATTGTTATGTTCGTGACGATGTTTGTGACAGTGAAATTCGATTTAATGGTTGCTGTTGCGTTTGGCATTATTCTTTCCTTCATTATATACATGGTGAAATGTAAAGAACGTAAAGCTTCTATTATAAAAGAAAAAGAAGCGACGTATACGATTCAGGGACCACTTTCATTTCTATCAGTAGATCGTATTTTTGCTTCTTTACAAAATGTGAAGTCACCAGTTATTTTGCGTATGAAAGATGTACGTTATATGGATGTATCAGGAGCTATGGCATTATTAAACTTTGTTGAGCAATCGGATAAAGTAGGAGCGAGTGTGACACTTGAACATGTACATCCGCATGTTGAAAAGACGATAGTAATGATGGCGAATGATGAGCAAAAAGAGAAATTACACTTTTTGAAAGCTGAAGCAATATAA
- a CDS encoding putative polysaccharide biosynthesis protein — protein MNKKFVKGAAILTITTFLSKLLGSFFQIPLQNIAGDEVLGIFRLVFPVYMIALTLSVAGVPLAISKLIAELHEKNNQKGIAKLFKSASIIGVAFGAFGCFMIILFSTEIANMLGGQETRLPLLVTSLALLVAPYMAVYRGYFQGFGDMKPTGISQVIEQFVRVLFMLIIAYILVYWNKSSAVITSGAMVGSFLGVIGSLIYLRMKYNKSPYYYKDTSYSLRDLREDGKRILQVSIPIAIGALSMPLLNLVDSLTVPHVLQGSSTEIQAQFGIYSRGFAFTQLIVVFASAIVFPLIPLLTSALAKRDINLAKITVQNTNRLVHVLTAPLTIWLMALTVPLNEGLFTDAKGSGMLAVIIGSSYFTSVMVLSIGILQGINRSAQAAWIVIGASSVKVLLNIVLVRKFGIDGAAYSTLIIYMLICIVNHLCIRKSLSYPIHIGRFFAVIGIACIFGLGLYELSTIIEVTSSRIITLFYSGVALTITTILYGVCALKLNWISKKQIPFLKK, from the coding sequence ATGAATAAGAAGTTTGTAAAAGGTGCAGCAATTTTAACAATTACAACTTTTTTGTCGAAATTGCTTGGGAGTTTCTTTCAAATTCCATTGCAAAATATTGCAGGAGATGAAGTGCTTGGTATTTTTCGTCTTGTTTTTCCTGTATATATGATTGCTCTTACATTATCAGTAGCTGGTGTTCCGCTAGCAATTTCGAAATTGATTGCGGAGTTGCATGAAAAAAATAATCAAAAAGGAATTGCGAAATTATTTAAATCGGCATCGATTATAGGAGTGGCATTTGGAGCTTTCGGATGTTTCATGATTATATTATTTTCTACTGAAATTGCAAATATGCTTGGTGGACAAGAAACAAGGTTGCCGTTACTTGTTACTTCATTGGCGCTACTTGTTGCACCATATATGGCGGTTTATCGTGGTTATTTTCAAGGGTTCGGTGATATGAAACCGACGGGGATATCACAAGTAATTGAGCAATTTGTGCGAGTATTATTTATGTTAATAATCGCTTATATACTAGTATATTGGAATAAGAGTAGTGCGGTTATTACTAGTGGTGCAATGGTTGGATCTTTTCTCGGAGTAATTGGTTCACTTATATATTTGCGTATGAAGTATAATAAAAGTCCATACTATTATAAGGACACCTCGTATTCGCTTCGAGATTTAAGAGAAGATGGGAAAAGGATACTACAGGTATCGATTCCAATTGCTATAGGGGCTTTATCAATGCCACTTTTAAACTTAGTAGACTCTCTTACAGTGCCACATGTGTTACAAGGATCATCGACAGAGATTCAAGCGCAATTTGGAATATATAGCCGTGGCTTTGCATTCACGCAATTAATTGTTGTTTTCGCAAGTGCAATTGTATTTCCGTTAATACCGCTATTAACGTCTGCATTAGCAAAAAGAGATATAAATTTAGCGAAAATAACAGTTCAAAATACAAACAGACTAGTGCATGTTTTGACAGCGCCATTAACAATATGGTTAATGGCATTAACAGTACCATTAAATGAGGGATTGTTCACAGATGCAAAAGGAAGCGGTATGTTAGCGGTTATAATTGGTAGTTCGTATTTTACATCGGTTATGGTATTATCAATAGGGATTTTACAAGGGATTAACCGCTCTGCACAAGCTGCATGGATTGTTATTGGAGCAAGCTCTGTGAAAGTATTGTTAAACATCGTATTAGTGAGAAAGTTTGGCATCGATGGGGCGGCTTATAGCACATTGATTATATATATGTTAATCTGTATCGTAAATCATCTGTGTATTCGAAAATCTCTTTCCTATCCTATTCATATAGGAAGATTTTTTGCTGTAATAGGAATAGCTTGTATTTTTGGATTAGGATTGTATGAACTATCTACTATTATAGAGGTTACATCGTCAAGAATAATTACGCTATTTTATAGTGGTGTAGCACTTACTATTACGACAATTTTGTATGGGGTATGTGCTTTGAAATTAAACTGGATATCAAAAAAACAAATACCATTTTTGAAAAAATAA
- the csaB gene encoding polysaccharide pyruvyl transferase CsaB produces MQLVLSGYYGFHNIGDEAILQSIIKSLKKEIPNIQLVVMSNDPDYTREMYDVEAVDRWDIKAVYDVIKKSDGLISGGGSLLQDQTSMKSILYYTGILGFARLLKKPYYIYSQGIGPIRKRHNRLLVKWQLSKAAYISVRDEDSFFYLKELGVKKDIELVPDPVLTWKREKQSDWLQKHSLHGKIIAVSVRYWDANEDYIKKLAIALKKLKQEGYQILFVPMHSPFDQDASREVADLMDEEIYMLPDKMDIDEKISILSECSLLIGMRLHALIFSVVAKTPMVGISYDPKIDSFSRQVKQPVIGSVDGDWSAEDLYKIAKKQMTQQDNIQQALHRTIDELQLQGEQATKKLVHHIEKNTLLKK; encoded by the coding sequence GTGCAGTTAGTTTTATCAGGATATTATGGTTTTCATAACATTGGAGACGAAGCTATTCTACAATCGATTATCAAATCGTTAAAAAAAGAAATTCCGAATATTCAACTCGTTGTGATGTCAAATGATCCTGACTATACAAGGGAAATGTACGATGTAGAAGCTGTAGATCGCTGGGACATAAAGGCGGTTTATGACGTGATAAAAAAAAGTGACGGACTTATTAGCGGTGGAGGAAGCCTCCTTCAAGATCAAACGAGTATGAAGAGCATTTTATATTATACAGGTATTCTGGGATTTGCGCGGTTATTAAAAAAGCCCTATTATATTTATTCACAAGGAATAGGACCGATTAGGAAAAGACATAATCGTTTATTAGTAAAATGGCAGTTGTCGAAAGCAGCTTACATATCTGTGCGAGATGAGGATTCTTTTTTCTATTTAAAAGAACTTGGAGTGAAAAAGGATATTGAACTCGTTCCAGATCCAGTTTTAACATGGAAACGAGAGAAACAATCAGATTGGTTACAAAAGCATTCGCTACACGGGAAAATAATTGCGGTTAGTGTACGTTATTGGGATGCAAATGAAGATTATATAAAAAAGTTAGCTATTGCACTGAAAAAATTGAAGCAAGAAGGGTACCAAATTTTATTTGTCCCGATGCACAGTCCATTTGATCAAGATGCTTCGCGTGAAGTAGCAGATTTAATGGATGAAGAGATTTATATGCTTCCAGATAAAATGGATATTGATGAGAAAATATCTATTTTATCAGAGTGTTCACTTTTAATAGGCATGCGTCTTCACGCTCTTATTTTTTCTGTCGTAGCGAAAACGCCAATGGTCGGAATTTCATACGATCCAAAAATTGATTCGTTCTCACGACAAGTGAAGCAACCAGTTATAGGAAGTGTAGATGGAGACTGGAGTGCCGAAGATTTATATAAGATTGCGAAAAAGCAAATGACGCAGCAAGACAATATACAGCAAGCTTTACACCGGACAATAGATGAGCTTCAGTTGCAAGGCGAACAGGCAACAAAGAAACTCGTTCATCATATAGAAAAAAACACTCTATTAAAAAAATAG
- a CDS encoding S-layer homology domain-containing protein translates to MKTFSKGITAVALTGSLLLTPISSYAANDDITGHMFETHMRSLITKGVLMGYGENVYAPDKLVTRAEFATFIARALDLPKADSNFEDVPKTYGLYDGVSRAYGAKIINGRTNETFSPNDVITREEMSIMVKRALDYKNIKIAVSPLTFTDKDSINYKEHVQVMVATQIIKGYPEDNTFRPHLSATRGMASAMLDRMLQTIEKNGNSNLVETKKYVVTNVREDGTEQELERYSTYKEAVTAAQNKGINAVKYENEFLWIKDGFASAKRVEGQNIINVYGNDLQTVYTYVQYGTEFKVLEVGEDRVKVQLSDLTGYVKKNEINLIPTNEMKQSSYYVKTDGYLYHRYYTYNTSSPGYTEFRYGTAPSFMKQGQQMYSVDGKTFGDETFYQYFNYLSLRSKTDYTAEQLDSYVKSIKPDSPLIGLGKKFKEVESKYNVNALFLYSLAIHESYYGTSALAKDKNNLFGLKATDDSPYGNGEAFNSKEDCIEHAAKVYMNEGYLNPGHWRYTATYTGDKAAGLNAKYASDANWGKKVAGHMNRFDSYLGKKEYNKYKLARVMNNVEVKKNPSISNERLYRLNTNAVVTVTGEEIINGKAWVKVISDNPTVTEAYIAKESLEYVKH, encoded by the coding sequence GTGAAGACTTTTTCAAAAGGTATAACAGCAGTGGCGTTAACGGGATCATTACTTTTAACTCCTATTTCAAGTTATGCGGCAAATGATGATATTACAGGACATATGTTTGAGACTCATATGCGTTCACTTATTACTAAAGGAGTTTTAATGGGGTATGGTGAGAATGTATATGCACCTGATAAATTAGTAACAAGAGCAGAGTTTGCTACATTCATAGCAAGGGCTTTAGATTTACCGAAAGCTGATTCGAACTTCGAGGATGTGCCGAAGACTTACGGTTTATATGATGGTGTAAGTAGAGCATATGGAGCGAAAATTATTAATGGTCGTACTAACGAGACGTTCTCACCAAATGATGTGATTACACGTGAAGAAATGTCTATAATGGTAAAGCGAGCATTAGACTATAAAAATATTAAAATAGCTGTAAGTCCGCTTACCTTTACTGATAAAGATAGTATTAACTATAAAGAGCATGTACAAGTTATGGTGGCTACTCAAATTATTAAAGGGTATCCAGAAGATAATACATTTAGACCACATTTATCAGCTACAAGAGGTATGGCTTCAGCTATGTTGGATCGCATGCTTCAGACGATTGAAAAAAATGGGAATAGTAATCTTGTAGAAACAAAGAAATATGTCGTGACAAATGTAAGAGAAGATGGGACAGAGCAAGAACTAGAGCGCTATAGTACATATAAAGAAGCAGTTACAGCTGCGCAAAATAAAGGTATTAATGCAGTGAAGTATGAAAATGAATTCTTATGGATTAAAGATGGATTTGCAAGTGCGAAGCGAGTAGAAGGACAAAATATAATTAATGTTTATGGTAACGATTTACAAACAGTTTATACGTATGTTCAGTATGGAACGGAATTTAAAGTGCTAGAAGTTGGCGAAGATCGTGTGAAAGTTCAACTTTCTGATTTAACGGGTTATGTGAAGAAGAATGAAATCAATTTAATTCCTACAAATGAAATGAAACAGTCGTCTTATTATGTAAAAACAGATGGATATTTATACCATAGATATTATACATATAATACAAGTTCACCTGGATATACAGAATTTAGATATGGTACGGCACCTTCTTTCATGAAGCAAGGACAGCAAATGTATAGTGTAGATGGAAAGACATTTGGAGACGAAACTTTCTATCAATATTTCAATTATTTATCATTACGTTCGAAAACAGATTATACAGCTGAACAACTAGATAGTTATGTGAAATCGATTAAGCCAGACTCTCCATTAATTGGTTTAGGAAAGAAATTTAAAGAAGTAGAAAGTAAGTATAATGTAAATGCATTATTCTTATATTCATTAGCAATTCATGAGAGTTACTATGGAACAAGCGCTCTTGCAAAAGACAAAAATAATTTATTTGGTTTAAAAGCAACAGACGATAGTCCATATGGTAATGGAGAAGCATTTAATTCAAAAGAAGATTGTATTGAACATGCAGCAAAAGTATACATGAATGAAGGATATTTAAATCCAGGACATTGGCGTTATACAGCAACATATACAGGTGATAAAGCTGCTGGTTTAAATGCGAAATATGCATCTGATGCGAACTGGGGTAAAAAAGTAGCTGGGCATATGAATCGTTTTGATTCTTATTTAGGTAAAAAAGAATACAACAAGTATAAACTTGCACGTGTGATGAATAATGTGGAAGTGAAAAAGAATCCTAGTATATCAAATGAGCGACTGTATCGTTTAAATACAAATGCAGTTGTCACAGTTACTGGTGAAGAAATAATAAATGGAAAGGCATGGGTTAAAGTTATTTCAGATAATCCTACTGTAACTGAAGCGTATATCGCAAAAGAAAGTTTAGAATACGTAAAACATTAA
- a CDS encoding O-antigen ligase family protein, protein MVNKLKQTDNYFPHFLLLFIVFQPILDLLTSFSIYVLHMSATVGIVVRFAFMLLALGYLLLHREQPGAKKYILYLCLLGIVLAIGLANNMMIKSPVSFGEEVKFILKSIYPIVLLFGYIIVFKELKNKEYTLHKIITYFLYTTLILSITLIVAMQTGTDFPSYPHSKIGSRGWFFAGNDLSSIFAIMFPIVVLYSIHKTTSFSKIYYWIPTILAMYASIMVGTKVGYGAIVLTLGVALLFSFIEYMIHRKKEGKGFTYLVNTVVAAIVLGGLIVLTPHTPIAKNMGIHMQMYEYKKSVQEEKDRKEGKVIKEDPGEAKKHAKGELTDSEVKSLIYSDRDKFLKVYKQYYKDAPLSQKLFGMGYAGNYTVKIKLIEMDFHDLFFAFGIVGFLIYLIPLLYFGIKLFIRIITNFKKILTVKYMLLASTVVLSLGIGFMSGHVLTAPSVSIFFVVILAYLIVDFEIE, encoded by the coding sequence ATGGTTAATAAGTTGAAACAAACGGATAACTACTTCCCGCATTTCCTATTGCTATTCATTGTGTTTCAACCAATTTTAGATTTATTAACGTCTTTTTCAATCTATGTATTACACATGAGCGCAACAGTTGGAATCGTAGTCCGTTTCGCCTTTATGCTTCTTGCATTAGGTTATCTACTTCTTCATAGAGAACAACCTGGAGCGAAAAAGTACATTCTCTATTTATGCCTACTCGGGATCGTACTAGCAATTGGTCTTGCAAATAATATGATGATTAAATCTCCAGTTTCATTTGGCGAAGAAGTGAAATTTATTTTAAAGAGCATATATCCAATTGTGCTACTGTTTGGATATATTATCGTCTTTAAAGAGTTGAAAAATAAAGAATATACGTTGCATAAAATCATTACATATTTCTTATATACAACTTTAATTTTAAGCATCACACTGATTGTTGCAATGCAAACTGGTACAGATTTCCCAAGCTACCCTCACTCAAAGATTGGCTCAAGAGGTTGGTTCTTTGCTGGAAATGATTTAAGTTCTATTTTTGCAATTATGTTCCCAATCGTAGTGCTCTATTCGATTCATAAAACAACTTCTTTCTCGAAAATCTATTACTGGATTCCAACAATACTTGCGATGTATGCAAGTATTATGGTCGGAACGAAAGTAGGATATGGTGCAATTGTTCTAACGCTTGGCGTGGCACTGTTATTCTCATTCATTGAATATATGATTCATCGCAAAAAAGAAGGAAAAGGATTCACATATCTCGTAAATACAGTTGTTGCCGCTATTGTACTAGGAGGTTTAATTGTACTTACACCACATACTCCTATCGCAAAAAATATGGGCATCCACATGCAAATGTACGAATACAAAAAATCAGTACAAGAAGAAAAGGATAGAAAAGAAGGAAAAGTAATTAAAGAAGACCCGGGCGAAGCAAAAAAACATGCAAAAGGTGAGCTAACAGACTCTGAGGTCAAAAGTTTAATTTACAGTGATCGCGATAAGTTTTTAAAAGTATACAAACAATACTATAAAGACGCACCACTATCACAAAAATTATTCGGAATGGGCTATGCTGGTAACTATACGGTTAAAATTAAATTAATCGAAATGGACTTCCACGACCTATTCTTTGCATTCGGAATCGTCGGTTTCCTTATTTACTTAATACCACTTCTATACTTCGGTATTAAATTATTCATTCGCATCATCACAAACTTCAAGAAAATATTAACTGTGAAATATATGCTATTAGCTAGCACCGTTGTACTATCACTCGGAATCGGCTTTATGTCCGGCCACGTATTAACAGCGCCGTCCGTTAGTATTTTCTTCGTCGTTATACTCGCTTACTTAATTGTTGATTTTGAAATTGAATAA
- a CDS encoding enoyl-CoA hydratase has protein sequence MEVTSKTESVVVKYEGRVATVMVNRPEVLNALDEPTLKELLQKLKEVAESSVHVVVLCGSGRGFSAGGDIKSMLSSNDESKFEGIMNTISEIVVTLYTMPKLVISAIHGPTAGLGLSIALTADYVMADISSVIAMNFIGIALIPDGGGHFFLQKRVGENMTKKIIWEGKKLSATEALDIGLIDEVIGEDFQTAVKQKINEWLQKPIKAMIQTKQILCEVNRSNLEQTLQLEKRGQYAMRQTADHKEGIAAFLEKRLPAFKGE, from the coding sequence ATGGAAGTAACAAGTAAAACAGAATCTGTTGTTGTGAAATATGAAGGGCGCGTAGCAACGGTTATGGTCAATCGTCCAGAGGTTTTAAATGCATTAGATGAACCAACGTTAAAAGAGTTATTACAAAAGTTGAAAGAAGTGGCGGAAAGTTCTGTTCACGTTGTTGTTTTATGCGGAAGTGGCCGTGGTTTTTCTGCGGGTGGAGATATTAAATCCATGCTTTCAAGTAATGATGAAAGTAAGTTTGAAGGCATCATGAATACAATTTCTGAAATCGTTGTGACGTTATATACGATGCCGAAGCTTGTTATTAGTGCAATTCACGGGCCGACTGCTGGACTTGGATTAAGTATTGCATTAACAGCTGATTATGTCATGGCAGATATATCATCAGTTATTGCGATGAACTTTATTGGAATCGCTTTAATTCCAGATGGTGGCGGCCATTTCTTCCTTCAAAAGCGCGTCGGTGAAAATATGACGAAGAAAATCATTTGGGAAGGGAAAAAATTATCAGCGACAGAAGCGTTAGATATCGGTTTAATTGATGAAGTAATCGGTGAGGATTTCCAAACGGCTGTGAAGCAAAAAATTAATGAATGGTTACAAAAACCAATCAAGGCGATGATTCAAACGAAACAAATTTTATGTGAAGTAAATCGTTCTAATTTAGAACAAACGCTTCAGCTCGAAAAGCGTGGTCAATATGCGATGAGACAAACAGCGGATCATAAAGAAGGTATTGCTGCTTTTCTAGAAAAACGTTTACCAGCATTTAAAGGGGAATAA
- a CDS encoding nucleoside triphosphate pyrophosphohydrolase, with protein MSTYNRLVRDRVPEKILMSGKTYTAQKLTGQAYIQALAKIGTEEIREFASMKDREHALDSLADALEVIVSLARAEGATIEDVERIRKQKEEERGGFTRGIYLMDVSEE; from the coding sequence ATGTCAACTTATAACAGGTTAGTAAGAGATCGTGTCCCGGAGAAAATTTTAATGTCTGGAAAAACATATACAGCACAAAAATTAACAGGACAAGCTTACATACAAGCGTTAGCGAAAATTGGTACAGAAGAAATTCGTGAATTTGCTTCGATGAAAGATCGTGAACATGCGCTAGATTCACTTGCAGATGCACTTGAAGTTATTGTTTCATTAGCTCGCGCAGAAGGTGCAACAATTGAAGATGTTGAGCGTATTCGTAAGCAGAAAGAAGAAGAGCGCGGCGGGTTTACAAGAGGGATTTATTTGATGGACGTTTCGGAAGAGTAG
- a CDS encoding M42 family metallopeptidase: protein MAHHAKETMELIKELVSIPSPSGNTTKIINFIENYVSEWNVETKRNNKGALILTVKGKNDEQHRLLTAHVDTLGAMVKEIKPDGRLSLSMIGGFRWNSVEGEYCEIETSSGKTYTGTILMHQTSVHVYKDAGEAKRDEKNIEVRIDERVFSADEVRGLGIEVGDFVSFDPRVQITKSGYIKSRHLDDKVSVAILLKLIKRLQDEKVTLPYTTHFLISNNEEIGYGGNSNIPEETVEYLAVDMGALGDGQASDEYTVSICAKDSSGPYHYALRKHLVELAKANAIESKVDIYPYYGSDASAAIRAGFDVKHALIGAGIDSSHAFERTHESSIAHTEALVYAYVMSNLIEE from the coding sequence GTGGCACATCATGCGAAAGAAACGATGGAATTAATTAAAGAGCTTGTCTCTATTCCGAGTCCATCTGGGAATACGACGAAAATTATTAATTTTATTGAAAACTATGTAAGTGAGTGGAATGTAGAGACGAAGCGTAATAATAAAGGTGCTCTTATTTTAACGGTTAAAGGGAAGAATGATGAGCAGCATCGTTTATTAACTGCACACGTTGATACGTTAGGTGCCATGGTGAAAGAAATTAAGCCTGATGGCCGTCTTAGTCTATCTATGATTGGTGGATTTCGCTGGAACTCTGTAGAAGGGGAATATTGCGAAATTGAAACGTCAAGCGGTAAGACGTATACAGGTACAATTTTAATGCATCAAACTTCTGTCCATGTGTACAAAGATGCAGGGGAAGCGAAGCGCGATGAGAAAAATATAGAAGTGCGTATTGATGAGCGTGTCTTTTCAGCAGATGAAGTACGTGGGTTAGGAATAGAAGTAGGAGACTTCGTTTCATTTGATCCACGCGTTCAAATTACAAAGAGTGGATACATAAAATCACGTCATTTAGACGATAAGGTAAGTGTAGCAATTCTATTAAAATTAATTAAAAGATTGCAAGATGAAAAGGTAACATTGCCATATACAACACATTTCTTAATTTCTAATAATGAAGAAATTGGGTACGGTGGAAACTCAAACATTCCAGAAGAAACGGTAGAATATTTAGCAGTTGATATGGGAGCGTTAGGTGATGGACAAGCATCTGATGAATATACAGTATCCATTTGTGCGAAAGACTCTAGCGGTCCATACCATTATGCTTTACGTAAACATTTAGTTGAACTGGCGAAAGCGAATGCTATTGAATCTAAAGTGGATATTTATCCATACTACGGATCAGATGCATCAGCTGCGATTCGCGCCGGATTTGATGTGAAACATGCGTTAATTGGAGCCGGTATTGATTCTTCTCACGCATTTGAGCGTACGCATGAAAGCTCGATTGCACATACAGAAGCGCTTGTTTATGCATATGTAATGTCTAATTTAATTGAAGAATAA